In Colletotrichum higginsianum IMI 349063 chromosome 1, whole genome shotgun sequence, the DNA window GTTTGGATCGATTGGGGTTGGGCTGGACTGGGACCGGCGACCCGAAAGCACCATGGGATACTGTACAGTCAAGCCGATCTGTCTGTACTGGATCCGGGTTCTTAGCAGAGTCACCGCCGTTCAGCATCACTGTGAGGGCGGGGAGGCTTGTTTATGGCGCAGAGGTGGGCTGAACAATGGCGGTGGCCATGAACCTATGGCAGGCTTTGATACTTGGCCCAGCCTCGGATCTAGCGCTGGAAGCTTCATGTTTCTCCTGTCACCTCTGCAGCTGGTTCTGACTGTCTTGTCTTGCACTAAATTCCAACGTCATACAATGTACAATGTGCGTGGTCGGTCTACAGTAAGGGTCTTCTCACCAGACAGGCTGGGATTGGATGGGCCCGGTGTATGCTTTCCAGGCcaacaagcagcagcagcagcagcagcagcaattCTGCTCACCGCGCGCGTACTGTAACTCTGCAGTTGACCTCGACAAAAATGGGATGGGATACAGTCAGCAAGACCTGATCTTTGGAACTAATCACCCAGGCACTTAGTATTCCATCCACCAGCCCTTCCGGATTAAGGCTCGGTTCCTGGCCGCACTAGTGGTCAAGTGGCTGCAGCGACAAAGGACCCTAGGTGCGTTTGAAGGTACCTGGGCTGCCTTGAGTACTGGTCCCCTAATCAGGTTGCCCCTTGAAGTCAGAGCGCTTGCAGTCTGCAGAAACAGACACCGAAGCCAATGAGCGGACGGGTGGAGACACTGAATAGGCACCTTAGATTGATAGGTATGAGCCGAGACTAAGTGGATCCTGTACTCTACAGCGAGCGGAGCCAAGATGCTGAGATACCGCGTTAGCAGATAGCCGACCTCATGCCACCTGGTAGTTATATATCTGCCCCTATGAAGGCTTCGAGACCCGTTCCTCATTAGATATTGGCAATTCTGACGGGAACCAGTGAAAGTCGCGGCTTTAATCGATGTTCACCGGTGGCCGTACTAGTCAGTATGTAGGTGAAGGAGGCGGGGGCTGAGGCTCCTCTAATTCCGATGGGCTGCTGACTCCTGCAACTTTGCTGTGGACTCGTGGAGTCAGACTACCTAACCTACCCAACCCGCCAACCTTGGTGGTGGATTGCCCGCACTTTCTCCGCAAAGTGGGCCACTGGTTCAGTGGCGCCAATATCCCCAGCTCCTTGGAATTTCAGGCCGACTGCGTCACACCTTGGCTGAGAACTCACTCTCACCTGCCGTCGAGTCATTCATAAATCCTGAGAATTCAACGGCGCCAAAAATCTATCAACACCCCAGCTATCCGCTTGCTTCTTTGGACCCGGCTTAGTATATTCAACTCAATCATCCATATCCGCATTCACAGTTACTCGCCATCTCGCCTTTGCAATGGCCTACAACTAACTAAGCTGCTCGTTgagcttcttccccttcgCGCAAACGTCCGCAACGACGCCTGACATTCACCGCCAACGAATAACTAATCTTTGACTATCAAGATGATACCGCGTATAGCGTCTCGTTCTTCTGCTCTCGTTACTGCAATAGCTCACCATAACCGGTGCCTACATCCAAATTGACATCGTTTTCCCCCGATACTACAAACGTAGAAACCACTGCAGCTCTGCCGCTGTCGCCACCTTCAACTATCCGAGATGGCTTCCGGCTCCATATTCACTTTCGACACCGACCCCCAACGGGTCTCCTCTCCCTGGCTGGCCCCCGATGACCCAGGAAAAAAGCCTAGGTCCGACGATGGACAGGTCCAGCCCGGACACCTCTCGGACTATGGCGTGACCAAGTTGGAAGCCGAACCACAAGAGGGCCCTACAGAATACAAGCTCCATCTCCTGCTACGGCCACGGCGTACTTACACGTCCATGACCACCATCACCTTTTCTCAAACCCCTAGGAACCCGGCCACCCGCTCCTCTAGGATCGCTTCGGCGGCTCTATCGGCTTCGAGCCAGAGCCGACAAGTCCGCCTACAGCAATTGACGACCCAGTTGCTTTGGAGACTTCAGCAATCGTGCGCCTATCATGCTCTGAACCCCAAAGATCTCATTATCCCCAAGCTTCCCGATGATGCGGACGACTTGAGCCAGGCCATGACACCGCAGAAACCTCTTCCCGGTCTAGAGGAATCTCGCGGAGCTCTATACGAGATTGGCGTAGCCGACGACGGTACTCTCGTAGGGTTGACCAAGGACGAGATGGATGAGAGTATCACAACCCTCAGGGTTATGGCCGCTACCTTGGGCTGCCGGGTCGAGATTCTACGCCATGTCATAGTAGGCGAATGCGAATGGTTGGAGACGTCCGAGTTGGTCGACAACGAGGCGACCCAACCTGTCCAGGTTGTACGACAGGGAAGACTTTGGGTCGTAGAAGCATTGGTTACTCCCGACTACTCGACGCAGCGTGCTCTGCCAGAACCCTcggaagacggccgccgcgaaACTAAGCCATCTCTAAGGGCCAAGGAACCCATTGTGCTTCCAAGCAGAGGGCGTTCCACGACCGATCAGTTGAGAATAACTCTCACCGGACCAACAACATCGGGAAAATCCACTCTGCTGGGGACATTATCCACGGGGACTGTTGACAACGGACGCGGGAAAAGTCGTATCAGTCTATTCAAACATCGGCACGAGGTGGCTTCGGGGCTCACCAGCTCCGTAGCACAGGAAATTATTGGATACAAGAACCATGATGTCTTCAATTACTCGCGGGACCACGTTGAGTCGTGGATCGATATCCACGACAGTGCCGAGGATGGCCGCCTTGTCTTCGTCTCTGATTCGGCCGGCCATCCCCGCTATCGCCGAACCATCCTTCGTGGCCTTTTCGGCTGGGCCCCTCAATGGACGGTTCTTTGCATTGCCGCAGACGATGCAGACGCAAGCTCGACCAAAGACGGAGCTAGTTCCTCGGCCAACGAAGTCCTCGGAGTTGCGGGTGCTGGGGTTGATCTAGCAAAAGCACATCTGGAGTTGTGTCTGAAGCTGAAGACCCCTTTGGTTGTTGTTATCACCAAGATGGATCTGGCGACCAAAACAAGCCTGCAGCGGACTCTTGGCCAACTGTTAACACATATCAAGGAGGCGGGCCGGGTCCCCAGGATTCTTCAGCCAGCTTTGTATGGGGCCCAAGAATGGACCAGCATCCACTCAGCCGACCTCGATAAAGTTGAGCCCATCATGGCAGAGATGGACCGGGATGGAGACCTGCTCAAAACGGTTCCCATCATCCTTACCAGTGCTGTCAGTGGTGCCGGTGTTGGTCTGGCCCATGCCCTCTTGGAGAACCTACCCCTTCCACCGGCACCCACCGCACAAGACTACATTGGAATGGCACTCAACCCGGAACAGCCTTCGTGTCTCTTTCACGTTGATGACACCTTTAGTCTCCCGGCTTCCTACGCTTCCCTCGCTGAGAATCCAAACCAGAACGACATGGGAACCGTCGTGTCGGGTTACTTGCGGTTCGGCCAGCTCTCAGTTGGAGACACAATCGTCGTTGGACCTTTCCCCTCGGGTGATGACGATTTCAAAGGCATGACTCCGGAAGACCGGGCCTCTCCTGGAAATTACGGGCTGTCAATATCCCATCCCGCGTCGGCGGAGCTGGCCAAAATTGCGATACGCAACACAGTCGCAGCCTCAACCATCAAAGGAGAGTGGCACAAGGCGAAAATTGTCAGCATACGCAACCTGCGCTTACCCGTTAACACTCTCGAAGCGGGCCAAGTCGGCACCATCGGCATTATACTGGACATCCCTCCGGAAGATTCATCCGAAGGAGCTCTCGAGTCGTCGGTGGCTTCTCCTAGGATCCGAAAGGGTATGGTTCTGGCCATCCCATCCAAACATATGGTGGACACAGGCATGTCTCTTCAGGCAGCCAGTGGGTTAACCGTGTCTTTCAAAGACCCGAACACGGCGTCTCTAACGTGTGGTTCCCTTGTCAACGTCTACGTCGGAAGTGTTCGTGCAGCCGCTAAAGTCAAGGGGGTCACTAGGTTGCCTACCAGGGATGAATCGAGAGGCCCGAGTGCGGACGAGAGTGAAGAAATCTTCGATCTGACCGAGCACGATGAACACGCCTCCACTTTCGAGCCAGAGTTCTCCGGTGTCCAGGTAACGTTGGAGCTGTTGACTAGTAGGGAATGGGTGGAAATGGGGTCGCAAATCCTGATGCTCGAGGGTGGCCGCAATGATAGATCTGGCTTGGAGGGATTTATTGGCACTGTTGTAGAAATTGTTGATTGATTTGTCGTTGGAAACAAATGTTCGGTTCTTGAGAAGAAGCGGCGGTGTTGGTTGCGACTGCCGCATGGCTTGTTTGTGGCGCCGTGACAGCGTTGTTTGCTTCATTGCTATTTAGCTTTTATCATGAAATACGTTTTGCGTTTAGTCTTTGTAGTATCCCCTCAGCGCCCTAACGCCAACATTGCCACTTCTACCCCTCCGTATCATTCATTATGCCCTCACGATACCGTAAAATAAAGTCCAGGTAAGAATGAAGCCAGGCAGACCACCAAACAACCCACTCGTCCAGACATCCAATGGCCCTTTGAAGTAGCGGCTCGTATCGAGAAACGGCAAGCCTGCCGATGTTGATTCCGGAGCGATTCGGAGAACGTAAAACAAGCCAACGGTtaagaaggagaagagaaagtAGAACAGGAAACCGCTGTAGGATTCGAGACCAAGGATGCCGGCCGCAACACCGAAGAGAGAGGCCGTGAGACTTTGCAGGTTCGAGAGGGTCTGCGCACATATGAGTGTGTTAGTAGAAAGTTGCGCCCGTCGCAAATGGTGAGGGCTGTCAAGAAGCCATCCCACCTTTGTGTTGTGCATCACAGATTCCTGCACAATTGGGGAAATTTGGTAGTCGCGTTCCGACGGCATATTTGCGGTCTCGTGTGTATGTTTGTTTCTGGGTTTCAGGTCGTTGAGGCGTTCTTGTTCGGTTGAGGCGATTCGGGGAGATCTCGGGTCTTCCTATTGTGCTGCGTCGTTGTGTCGTGAAGTGAGGTTCAGGTAGCCTGGTAGCGTTTGTTCGTGTCGTCAAGCTCCTCCTTCACTCTGCGGACCTATTATTAGGTAATGCTAGTCGAACCTGGGTAGTATCCGTATCTGTAATCTGTGACaacctaggtacctagctAGCGCTGCTGGCGGAGTTCGAAGCGACGTGGCTCGGGGAATCCGGCCCTGTGATTTTCCGAGCTAACTAGCATCCCCAGATGTAGTGGAGCCCAGGTGCACTTCGTTCTCAGCTCCGCCCAGTGGTCATCCCATTTACCAAATTTAAAAATATGCAAATAATGCCCAGGTACCAGGTACGGTGCACAAGCCACATCTTCGGCGGGCTGTTTGTCTCTCCTCTTCACCGTGATACCGTTAGAACGCTCCGTTAGCTGGAGCAGATCATATGCAATCACCCCACCGAGGCTCCGACCACCCCTTGCACCTTAATCGGTGCTTGCAGGGGTCCAGTTTCCTTCCCCGTTCGCGAGTGAGCTGGGTCGGCGCTTTGAGCGAACTCTCCCTTCCACCCTCCCATCCCCCTGCGCAACCTCCGCAATCACAACGTACCCGTCGTTTCGATTCGTATATATCCCCCGACGGACCGTCCATACGCCCTCTGCACATGCCATTGCGTTTCGACTGAGCCTGTCGAATTGTTATTCGATCGCAATTCGCCCATTGTTCCGTCCACGATTCTCACGACGCAGCGGCCAAACCCAACGACCAAGAGCGACAGATGGCCGTGCTGCTTGCAGTTGCCTCGCCGATACTTGCCAGGTCGCTAGATGGAGCCAGTCGTGTTTGACCAGTCGCCGCTCGCCGAGTACCTTCGTGGTAAGTGCAACATTCCGAAATAAGGCCCAAAGACCTTCCACCGAGACCGCCTGCTGACGAgatgcgcgcgcgcgcgagacAGACGAAGGCGAAGCCGAGCAGGCGGGATGGGCGCACGACGATCCAACCTATGATGTGTCGCCTCCCTCGAGCCCCGAATTCGCGCCGACAGGTCGGCCGATGATCAGGTCTAGATTCCGCAACAACCCCCTCCGAGTCGACATACCCACGAAGGCGGCCTCCAACAAGTCGTACCGGCGAAGCTATTCTGTGCGCATCTTGAAACTCCCCTATCTGCAACATATGGGGAAATTACTGACTTGCGTATCCTCTCCAGACCGCGGTAGCGTCCAGGATTGACCGAGCCGACAACTCCAAGTTCCTCGAGCAATTTCGCTATACTATTATCGCATCCCAGCTGTTGAGTGGGCACTCCATATTATCCCAGCACCATGCATCATCCCGACCCGCCCAAGCTGCCATTGACGGCAATCCGGCCGACAAGCTGCTCGACTCGAccggcgccgctgtcgtcgtcttAGGGGCATTGGCTCTGGCCGTCTCGATCAACTGGCTTGCGGGAACAGGTTCATTGAACAAGAGACGCGCCGTTGTTATTTTGCTAGCAGTCGTGGTCGCTGCAGGGATTGCCCATGTGTTCATGCGAAGGCAATGGCTAAGGTACAGACGGCTGCAGGCCCTCTCAGAGGTCACTGCGTTTGTTTCAAACTCTCAGGAATTCGACAGCGCGACTGGCGCAGCAATTGCTCTGGTGCAGGAGGTGGAACTTGTTTCAAGAGGCTACCGTCTGTAAGTTCTGTCTTCCGAGCGTAAATCGCAGATGGAAAAAAAGGTCTGTGGTGCGCTGACAGACAGTTTAGGAGTGCGCCTCTTCCGCCCATCAGCCGTATCGAGGATCGCTCACAGACACGCAAGTGCGTGCGCCTGCGCAAGGCTCTCAGAGCCTGCTTTGCAGATGTCATTCCCGCATACGATCAAACCGTCTCGATAGTGAAGGCATTCTCGGAACAACTTGACCTGGAGAAATACTACGATATCTACGATATCAGCGACTTCGACATGTCTGATGCCAAGCAGGGCTTCCAGGAGAATGAGTTCGAGGACAACGAATCGTTGCGAACGCTCAAGATACTTGCCGCACGGTTCCACACCATTCGCAAGATGTTTTTATGTGCGCTGCTAGCCCTGGATGCAAGTGGTGACAGCAGCGACCTTTTGAAATGGACAACAACGGTAGAGGCCGTTCGCACTTTAAACACGGCGACTCAAAAAGCGTTTGAGAGGTTGAAGAAACTCTTAAGCGACGAGGAGTGTAGGTGGCCCTTCTCTAATGACACGTTAGCTAGCAACTGACATACCGTAGCTttcccgccgccaccaactCCGAAGATGCCCCTGACGCCTGGtagagagagatggagatcGCAATTGCGGAAACTCAACTCCTTATCCAGCGGTATCCGCGGCTTGCAAGCCAAGTTGACGTTGCTGAGAGAAGAGTCTGACCGAAGCCTTAACGAGTCCGACGATATATCCGAACTTGGCTCGAGCCTGATGTTGCAATACGAATCTATCGGAGCAGACCTGAAAATTCTGATGCAAGCTTGGGAAGAAGGTAAAGCAGCGCTCGCCTTGGGTATCGACCGGAACGAGAAAAGGCTGTCTTCCATGAGCACACTGCTTTCCCCAACTAGTTCACTCAGCGGTCTCACTACAGTCGACGAGGGGGGAGCTGCCGAAGCACTCAAGGCGCTGAACGGAGAGTCCCCCTCCAGCTTCGATTTCAGTAGCACAGGGGAACCCGACACAGAAGAGATATTCGAGGCTGTCGCTCAACCTAGGCCTCGCAGCCTATTGACGAGAGACGAGCGCATAATCAAGATGAGAGAAGAGCGGGAAAAGCGAGAAATCGCCAAAGAAAAGGCCGACGCCAACAGAGGCATGATGAAGGAGCTCGAGATGGTCATCAACCTCCGACCCCGCCCGCGGACTGGGACGAATCCGTCACGCATCGTTTCGATGTGACGAGGACATGATATTTTTGATGATGGACACGGCGTTTGAGAACAGAAGACTCTAACTGACTACAGTCATTCGAACATTTGATTTGTTTTATTTTGCCTTGGTTTCTGATACATTATCTCTTTCAACATAGTCAACTTCTACTGATTGCATATAGAACGGGACTCAAGGACACGTGTATGGGGATTTACTTATTTGGTTGGCCATGTGTACTTTATGATGACACTGATGCGCGCCCAGGGGCACCCAGCGCAGGCTCCAATCTGAGACAGAATAAGCTGTACAGACTAGTGCAATTATTCTAGTTGAGCATTAAGACGGGGGAAAAGCACTTCGATTTGTTTATTTGCCTTTGTTCATATTTAATAACAGCCTCTGTGTAATTAATGCTACTTATGCAAAATCCATCCGTGTTGCTATATTGTATGTTACCTAGGTAATGTGCAGTACACATGTTGAACAAAGAAACACCTGTCTCCTTCCCCCTGGTTGTCGGGGAAAGTAAAGGGGCCACTGGCTCAGGGGCTGTCAACTTGGAAATCGCCCCCCTGAACGAGTGGAGGGGTGTTCGGTGAGCCCGGGCCAGCCATCTCAGGTGGGAAGGTGCGCCTGGCTCACTGTCCCTTacgtacctaggtaaggaGGTGGATAGTGCACGGTCCATTCATCATCGATCAGAAAGACAGAGTGACACTGGAAGGCAACAACGGCCCCGCGCGCGTTAGGTTGGCGTCAAGCCCTATCAAACGCTTGACGCGTTgtctcctcttctccagcCCACCTCGACGCGCGACCGTGTTTGCCCATTAAAGTGCTTTCCGCGTCAagtccttctcttcctcaccAACCCCTCAACCACACATCTTGACGATCAACTTTTCCGGTACAGCCCACGGTCACCTCTGCacttttctcttcttctacttTTGATTTCTGAAGATACCCCTCTCCTCTTTATTTCTCACACACATAACCAGGCAGTATGTATTAGCCCCTCATCGAATATCCTCTTGGCTGTTTCGCTCCCGGCGCATGACGTTAACATTACACAGAAATGTTGGAAGCTAGACTCGACCAGGCCGATATCCTGAAGAAGGTACTGCGTCGCGGTGAAGCAACCGCACTCCCAAAGTTGTAgtgcctttttttttgctgACCTAGCTAGGTTGTCGATGCTATCAAGGACCTCGTCCAGGACTGCAATTTCGACTGCAATGACTCCGGCATTATGCTCCAGGCCATGGACAACTCGCATGTTGCCCTGGTGTCTATGGCTCTCAAGACCGAGGCCTTCTCCCCCTACCGCTGTGATCGCAACATAGCGCTTGGTGTCAACCTGGGGTCGCTGACCAAGGTTCTCCGCGCTGCTCAGGGTGACGACGTTCTGACGCTCAAGGCAGAGGACGCACCCGACAGCCTGAACATTCTCTTTGAGAGCTCCGAGAACGACCGCATCAGCGAGTACGACCTCAAGTTGATGGACATCGATCAGGAGCATCTGGGTATCCCCGAGACGGACTACGCTGCAACGATCACCATGCCTAGCAGCGAGTTCAAGCGTATCTGCATGGACCTGATGGCCATGAGCGAGTCAGGTAAGTAGTCCCCAATGGCGTTCGACCCTGGGAGAGGAAGACAACCACTAACGCCGCGGTCCATAGTGACGATCGACGCAAGCAAGGACGGTGTCAAGTTCGCATGCAACGGCGATATCGGCAACGGATCCGTCACCCTTCGAAGCCACACCAACGTCGACAAGCCCGAGCTCAACGTCGACATTGCCCTGTCGGAGCCCGTGTCGCTGACCTTCTCCCTCAAGTACCTGGTCAACTTCtgcaaggccgccgccatttCCAAGCAGGTCAAGATCTGCCTGTCAAACGAGGTACCGCTGCTGGTCGAGTACACTCTGGTGGGCCAGAGCTACCTGCGCTTCTACCTGGCGCCCAAGGCAAGTTTACCCGAGACGCTTGTTGCAGAATCGCGACTAACGAGGACGTCTATTTAGATTGGTGACGAGGAGTAAATCAGCAATTGACGACCGAATGAAGTTGATAATGCGGGCGTTTCATGGGATCTGGGACAGGGCAAAAGGGCCTGTTCTTCTCACTCTGGATTGAGTTTTGCATTTGTCTAGGTAGAGAATTTGCGCATTGCGTTGGTAGACGAGAGGCGAAAAAACACTTTAGGGACCACGCAAGATAATGAGAGCATTGTTTCCGCCTTCACACACCCACCCATTCGAGGCCTCACGCTTGTCGCGCCAGTTTCCTCCGTATCGGCATTTCAATCTCGTGATCCTAATAATTCTCGATCAAGGTGCGCCAGCTGTTTCCACCTGGTTCAGCAGCCAATACCCTAGGTGGCTGAAGTTGCCAATCTCGGGCTAATGCGGGGTCCTTTGATGCACCACCCTTTTGGCGGGGTCATCTTTTTGTACGGATACACCAGACGGACTGGCACGCTTGGGACCCTTGAAATTATCGGATTGGACGGGCACCGGCCGTCGCATCAGAGCCAGAGCGGGAACGCGCGAAGCTAGAAGGACCTGGAACCGCATTACATCGGTCCATGCTCTCGAATCTCACTTTGAGTCACCTTTCCGACTTCACGATTACGATAAAGCGATATCTCTCTCGAGTACAAATCTATAGACACTCGGCATCTTGCGCCGATACATAGCCCCGTTCCTTTCCTTCGGCTTTTGGTCCTGTAACGTCTGGGTTTCAAAACCACATCTTTTGTTTGTCATACATCGTTGCTTAGACACTTGGATCGCTCCGCGCATCGGCATTCCGATAGAGACTACCCCCGCCCATACCAACTTCTGACATCTGAAATCACCTCGACCTCCGAGTATATACGCATCTAGAAGTTGGACGGCGCAATCGCATTCCTTGAACTCACAGTCTTGCACCGGCATCATGGCCTCAGAACTGCCTATCCCGGATACGCGCGTCCTGGCCGTCGCCAGTCACGTAAGGCACAACCCAAGCTGATGTACCGCCATTGCGATAGGTGACTGACGATTAATCAAAGGTTGTATCTGGGTGAGTCTCCGCTCCCCACCGGACAC includes these proteins:
- a CDS encoding GTP-binding protein encodes the protein MASGSIFTFDTDPQRVSSPWLAPDDPGKKPRSDDGQVQPGHLSDYGVTKLEAEPQEGPTEYKLHLLLRPRRTYTSMTTITFSQTPRNPATRSSRIASAALSASSQSRQVRLQQLTTQLLWRLQQSCAYHALNPKDLIIPKLPDDADDLSQAMTPQKPLPGLEESRGALYEIGVADDGTLVGLTKDEMDESITTLRVMAATLGCRVEILRHVIVGECEWLETSELVDNEATQPVQVVRQGRLWVVEALVTPDYSTQRALPEPSEDGRRETKPSLRAKEPIVLPSRGRSTTDQLRITLTGPTTSGKSTLLGTLSTGTVDNGRGKSRISLFKHRHEVASGLTSSVAQEIIGYKNHDVFNYSRDHVESWIDIHDSAEDGRLVFVSDSAGHPRYRRTILRGLFGWAPQWTVLCIAADDADASSTKDGASSSANEVLGVAGAGVDLAKAHLELCLKLKTPLVVVITKMDLATKTSLQRTLGQLLTHIKEAGRVPRILQPALYGAQEWTSIHSADLDKVEPIMAEMDRDGDLLKTVPIILTSAVSGAGVGLAHALLENLPLPPAPTAQDYIGMALNPEQPSCLFHVDDTFSLPASYASLAENPNQNDMGTVVSGYLRFGQLSVGDTIVVGPFPSGDDDFKGMTPEDRASPGNYGLSISHPASAELAKIAIRNTVAASTIKGEWHKAKIVSIRNLRLPVNTLEAGQVGTIGIILDIPPEDSSEGALESSVASPRIRKGMVLAIPSKHMVDTGMSLQAASGLTVSFKDPNTASLTCGSLVNVYVGSVRAAAKVKGVTRLPTRDESRGPSADESEEIFDLTEHDEHASTFEPEFSGVQVTLELLTSREWVEMGSQILMLEGGRNDRSGLEGFIGTVVEIVD
- a CDS encoding Duf786 family protein produces the protein MPSERDYQISPIVQESVMHNTKVGWLLDSPHHLRRAQLSTNTLICAQTLSNLQSLTASLFGVAAGILGLESYSGFLFYFLFSFLTVGLFYVLRIAPESTSAGLPFLDTSRYFKGPLDVWTSGLFGGLPGFILTWTLFYGIVRA
- a CDS encoding Proliferating cell nuclear antigen yields the protein MEPVVFDQSPLAEYLRDEGEAEQAGWAHDDPTYDVSPPSSPEFAPTGRPMIRSRFRNNPLRVDIPTKAASNKSYRRSYSTAVASRIDRADNSKFLEQFRYTIIASQLLSGHSILSQHHASSRPAQAAIDGNPADKLLDSTGAAVVVLGALALAVSINWLAGTGSLNKRRAVVILLAVVVAAGIAHVFMRRQWLRYRRLQALSEVTAFVSNSQEFDSATGAAIALVQEVELVSRGYRLSAPLPPISRIEDRSQTRKCVRLRKALRACFADVIPAYDQTVSIVKAFSEQLDLEKYYDIYDISDFDMSDAKQGFQENEFEDNESLRTLKILAARFHTIRKMFLCALLALDASGDSSDLLKWTTTVEAVRTLNTATQKAFERLKKLLSDEESFPPPPTPKMPLTPGRERWRSQLRKLNSLSSGIRGLQAKLTLLREESDRSLNESDDISELGSSLMLQYESIGADLKILMQAWEEGKAALALGIDRNEKRLSSMSTLLSPTSSLSGLTTVDEGGAAEALKALNGESPSSFDFSSTGEPDTEEIFEAVAQPRPRSLLTRDERIIKMREEREKREIAKEKADANRGMMKELEMVINLRPRPRTGTNPSRIVSM
- a CDS encoding Proliferating cell nuclear antigen; the encoded protein is MLEARLDQADILKKVVDAIKDLVQDCNFDCNDSGIMLQAMDNSHVALVSMALKTEAFSPYRCDRNIALGVNLGSLTKVLRAAQGDDVLTLKAEDAPDSLNILFESSENDRISEYDLKLMDIDQEHLGIPETDYAATITMPSSEFKRICMDLMAMSESVTIDASKDGVKFACNGDIGNGSVTLRSHTNVDKPELNVDIALSEPVSLTFSLKYLVNFCKAAAISKQVKICLSNEVPLLVEYTLVGQSYLRFYLAPKASLPETLVAESRLTRTSI